A genome region from Brassica oleracea var. oleracea cultivar TO1000 chromosome C2, BOL, whole genome shotgun sequence includes the following:
- the LOC106326063 gene encoding uncharacterized protein LOC106326063, with translation MKLLGWMRTINLSCFDPSKEFKGGFCCLRAHVTSEVRDIRTNSFSFSRSSHDPNPPKTDEELWFDEGRFSGFLAIGTFGRDPETPKFTSSIAEDDVTVAKLVTEKLDKFLEEYSDEDSSSKQVEVSKAEYGLFGSSTELTKRGNEVKQMKGLLKNLFKRRKAVEGECCNSMEKQGTRDLIKRIFKMLHVSPSKTRNDDDYDDDDYSMHKKKDIRKSGQIFQSKVHPVMCTPEKDDNKIDGRRSCKLKIPSLNGGFLVPSSISKVNRKRENWIRTDAEYHVLEL, from the exons ATGAAG CTGCTAGGTTGGATGCGAACTATAAACCTAAGTTGCTTTGATCCATCAAAGGAGTTCAAAG GTGGTTTCTGTTGTCTAAGAGCTCACGTTACCTCTGAAGTCCGAGACATCCGAACAAACTCCTTCTCCTTCTCCAGATCATCTCATGACCCCAATCCACCGAAAACTGATGAGGAACTTTGGTTTGATGAAGGCAGGTTCAGCGGCTTTCTGGCGATCGGTACGTTTGGTAGAGATCCTGAAACACCAAAATTCACATCTTCCATTGCTGAAGATGATGTAACCGTGGCAAAGCTCGTTACTGAGAAACTAGACAAGTTTCTTGAGGAATATTCTGATGAGGATAGTAGCAGTAAGCAGGTAGAAGTATCGAAGGCAGAATATGGTCTCTTTGGATCATCCACTGAGCTTACGAAGAGAGGCAATGAAGTAAAGCAGATGAAGGGTTTACTTAAAAACCTCTTCAAGAGAAGAAAGGCAGTAGAAGGAGAGTGTTGTAACTCAATGGAGAAACAAGGGACCAGAGATTTGATTAAAAGGATATTTAAAATGCTCCACGTCTCTCCTTCAAAGACGAGAAATGATGATGACTACGATGACGATGATTATTCCATGCACAAGAAGAAAGATATAAGAAAG AGTGGTCAAATCTTCCAAAGTAAAGTCCATCCTGTTATGTGTACACCTGAAAAAGACGATAACAAGATAGACGGCAGAAGAAGCTGCAAACTCAAGATCCCGAGTCTTAATGGAGGGTTTCTCGTTCCAAGTTCCATCTCCAAAGTGAACAGGAAAAGAGAAAATTGGATCAGGACTGACGCAGAGT ATCATGTTCTGGAACTGTGA
- the LOC106325087 gene encoding uncharacterized protein LOC106325087 encodes MSTDWGTVIVAVSLFILLSPGLLFQIPARTRVMEFGNMSTSGIAILVHAVIYFCIFTILVVAIQVHIHF; translated from the coding sequence ATGAGCACGGACTGGGGAACGGTAATTGTAGCGGTGTCTCTGTTCATCCTACTATCACCAGGACTACTGTTTCAGATTCCAGCGAGAACGAGAGTGATGGAGTTCGGGAACATGAGCACGAGCGGTATAGCCATTTTGGTTCACGCAGTTATATACTTCTGTATTTTCACGATCTTGGTGGTAGCTATACAAGTTCACATCCATTTCTGA
- the LOC106325089 gene encoding uncharacterized protein LOC106325089: MADWAPVLVGVVLFVILSPGLLFSIPGNNRGVDFGNLKTNGKAIAVHTLIFFAIYSILILAVNLHIYAG, encoded by the coding sequence ATGGCGGATTGGGCTCCGGTTCTCGTCGGAGTTGTCCTTTTCGTGATCCTCTCTCCGGGACTGCTCTTCTCAATACCCGGAAATAACCGAGGGGTAGACTTCGGTAACCTTAAAACCAATGGAAAAGCCATAGCTGTTCACACTCTCATCTTCTTCGCCATTTACTCCATTTTGATCCTCGCCGTTAATCTCCACATCTACGCCGGTTGA
- the LOC106325088 gene encoding uncharacterized protein LOC106325088 has product MSDWGPVFVAVTLFVLLTPGLLIQIPGRNRVVEFGTFQTSGVSVIVHTLVYFTLVCILLIAIQVHMYIA; this is encoded by the coding sequence ATGTCTGATTGGGGACCAGTTTTTGTCGCAGTGACGCTTTTCGTGTTGCTAACTCCGGGGCTGCTGATTCAGATTCCAGGGAGAAACCGAGTAGTTGAGTTTGGAACATTTCAGACAAGTGGTGTTTCGGTTATTGTTCATACCCTAGTCTACTTCACTCTTGTTTGTATTCTCTTGATTGCTATCCAAGTTCACATGTATATTGCCTAA